In a genomic window of Melopsittacus undulatus isolate bMelUnd1 chromosome 1, bMelUnd1.mat.Z, whole genome shotgun sequence:
- the CYB5A gene encoding cytochrome b5 produces MVSSSEAGSEPWRGRYYRLEEVQKHNNSQSTWIILHHRIYDVTKFLDEHPGGEEVLREQAGGDATENFEDVGHSSDARAMSETFIIGELHPDDRGKLQKRPEPLITTVQSNSSSWSNWVIPAIAAIIVALMYRSYMSE; encoded by the exons ATGGTGAGCTCCAGCGAGGCCGGTAGCGAACCATGGCGGGGTCGGTATTACCGGCTGGAGGAAGTGCAGAAGCACAACAACAGCCAGAGTACCTGGATCATCCTGCACCACCGCATCTACGATGTCACTAAGTTTCTGGATGAG CACCCAGGTGGTGAAGAGGTTCTCAGGGAGCAAGCTGGGGGAGATGCTACTGAGAACTTTGAAGATGTTGGCCATTCCTCAGATGCAAGAGCAATGTCAGAAACCTTTATTATTGGGGAGCTTCACCCG gACGATAGAGGGAAGCTTCAGAAAAGACCA GAACCTCTTATTACCACTGTTCAGTCCAATTCCAG TTCATGGTCCAACTGGGTGATCCCAGCAATAGCAGCAATCATTGTGGCCCTTATGTATCGTTCCTACATGTCAGAGTAA
- the C1H18orf63 gene encoding uncharacterized protein C18orf63 homolog, protein MNGTRHQPLFFVSLPELQKLCAATVTLSSQVPESETRSTQIKICRQLLFLYQDILSAPLIGTLNQISVVMAIPFYKSGICQAYIEKQGATLQAPQTVSPDILQACLSYTLTARLAPRWNKAGHFLVQGKDFLSHSGRQNAVVIDLNVSERQLCISVEACSVRLPPPELSDFDISANILKLFDSNENTVIHQHYILSNWCYVLPSMKMGQIINISHIIPPESPFRSYKEFQMHWKNLYGYVLPEDLKETKIYLSVYFKPIGERFFTYPLSCIRSQPVQYFPRTNLESVLNSFLSDLKRNLSHLCGFPVRMTSKALYATQELSRAPVREIKSKHVNLAGEMVCAVSLTQAPPRKQTLPGISSPCSMENSHWMERLIKEPETHGFSSSNNVGKVSIEATAISMNNRQIPEVPELPVAKSLGMPVNSAFELPSQKGSKIIPIFKGKLMQMNGRNTYHMDGKKRESAERHSPMKIMGVSSSMLTGCKPNMTQVYKPVQNMSVKNPAHSTVLQVTNRKTYIKHGTPVFRWKTESAGQITSSDLSDNSASGGNSSEANHRMADFPSFLKNVGSVLQKTNISLSLNAYESPVSSARRGKKFASQNTMQVLQKQNQSKKVDFQICKLDNEMTNSSLSQQQRKRSNERAGLNINESVLKDISCVAKNEESKAACHYMDYIAETISHHSKSNFEQVITGNKYLTCETLTSKLTSSVKESNVEEFVKKSCARRRQKEEGSKLKKAKRSKPV, encoded by the exons ATGAATGGCACCAGGCACCAGCCTCTGTTCTTTGTCAGTCTGCCAGAGCTACAAAAACTCTGTGCTGCTACAGTAACACTGAGTTCTCAGGTACCAGAAAGTGAGACAAGGAGTACACAGATAAAGATTTGCAG gcAGTTATTATTCCTGTATCAAGACATCCTTTCTGCACCTCTTATTGGAACCCTAAATCAAATTTCAGTTGTAATGGCG ATACCGTTTTACAAGTCAGGAATATGTCAGGCCTACATAGAGAAACAAGGAGCTACT CTGCAAGCACCACAAACAGTTAGTCCAGACATTCTCCAAGCTTGCCTCTCCTACACACTGACAGCCAGACTTGCACCCAGGTGGAACAAAGCTGGTCATTTCTTGGTGCAAG gaaaagattttttgtCTCATTCAGGAAGGCAAAACGCTGTTG TCATAGACCTCAATGTATCAGAGAGACAGCTTTGCATTAGTGTGGAGGCCTGCTCGGTTCGGTTGCCACCCCCTGAG ttgtCAGATTTTGATATTTCAGCAAACATCCTAAAGCTGTTTGATAGCaatgaaaatacagttattCACCAACATTACATATTAAGTAACTGGTGCTATGTTTTGCCAAG CATGAAAATGGGTCAGATTATAAATATCAGCCACATAATTCCTCCAGAATCTCCTTTCCGTTCATATAAAGAATTTCAGATGCACTGGAAGAATCTG tatggATATGTTCTTCCAGAGGATCttaaagagacaaaaatataCTTAAGTGTTTACTTCAAACCAATAGGAGAAAGGTTCTTTAC GTACCCTTTAAGTTGCATTCGAAGTCAGCCAGTGCAGTATTTCCCCAGAACAAATTTGGAAAGTGTGTTGAACTCCTTTCTTTCTGACCTGAAACGTAATCTTTCACATCTATGTGGATTTCCAGTGAGGATGACAAGCAAAGCACTTTACGCTACACAGGAGCTCTCCAGGGCTCCGGTACGT gaaataaaatctaaacATGTAAACTTGGCTGGTGAGATGGTTTGTGCAGTCTCTCTAACACAGGCTCCTCCAAGGAAACAGACTTTGCCTGGAATTTCTTCACCATGCAGTATGGAAAACAGCCACTGGATGGAGCGTTTGATCAAAGAGCCAGAAACACACGGTTTTTCGAGTAGCAATAATGTAGGAAAGGTTAGCATTGAAGCAACAGCGATATCAATGAATAATAGGCAAATACCAGAAGTACCAGAGTTACCAGTTGCGAAATCACTAGGAATGCCTGTAAATTCAGCCTTTGAGCTCCCCTCTCAGAAAGGTAGCAAAATTATACCAATTTTCAAGGGAAAGTTGATGCAAATGAATGGAAGGAACACATATCATATGgatgggaagaaaagagaaagtgcTGAAAGACATTCACCAATGAAAATTATGGGTGTTTCATCCTCTATGCTGACTGGGTGCAAGCCCAACATGACTCAGGTTTACAAACCTGTTCAAAATATGTCAGTTAAAAATCCTGCTCATAGCACCGTACTTCAGGTAACGAACAGGAAAACTTACATAAAACATGGTACACCTGTATTTCGATGGAAAACTGAGTCTGCTGGACAAATTACTAGTTCTGATTTGTCTGATAACTCAGCTTCAGGTGGGAATTCGAGTGAAGCCAATCACAGAATGGcagattttccttcctttcttaagAATGTTGGGTCagtgcttcagaaaacaaacatcagTCTAAGTCTGAATGCATATGAATCTCCTGTTTCCAGtgcaagaaggggaaaaaagtttgCAAGTCAAAATACCATGCAagttcttcagaaacaaaaccagtcaaAGAAAGTAGATTTTCAGATTTGTAAATTAGACAATGAAATGACAAATTCCAGTTTATCACAGCAACAAAGAAAGAGATCAAATGAAAGAGCGggtttaaatattaatgaatcTGTCTTAAAAGATATATCATGTGTCGccaaaaatgaagaaagtaaaGCAGCATGCCACTATATGGACTATATTGCTGAGACAATCAGTCATCATTCCAAATCTAACTTTGAACAG